CTCCCGGGACCACAAACGAAGGATGCCGGCTACCGGGGATACTTTGAAATTTGCACCGAAATGCAGCAGTCCGACTGGACGGTCGATTGGGACGTGCGGGGCCAATGCCCGTACGCTTACCGGGGCGATCAGTGGATCGGGTTCGAGAATACGATCTCGATCGTGGAGAAGGCCAACTACGCCAAGTATCAGGGGCTGGCGGGCGTGTACGCCTTTTCGCTCGATCTGGACGACTACCGGGGCAAGTGTGGCAAACGGTATCCGCTGCTAACGGCGCTGCGCAATGCCTACAAACCGAAGATGCTATGCGGGACGGGTGACGATTTTGCGGCCTTCCGTGAGCCCTGTGATCTTGCTTAGTGTGGGACAGTGACGGTTCGGGAACATTGGGTGAAACTGTACCACGCAACAGTACGTGCTTTGGAGTTCGGCGATGAAATCGGTGAAAGTGAGAGACAGGTTTGAAGTGCGCAAAATAGaggccgtgtgtcgggaattTTAACCGTGAGTGATATTCATTCTTGGTGCTCAGTAAAGTGCTCTAACATTGCCAGCAAAGTTTGTTGCAAAATCACACAACATgcctttttcaattttaaatgtatttatcCGAAACAATGTTACAGTTCAATTAACATTTCGTGCGTTATTTTAAAGTTCCCAAATGGTATGAGTGAGTGTCTTATTCAGTGATGTCAAACGTGCTAATCAAGACGATAAAAGGTGCGAATATACGAAATGTTAAAGTGGAATTGCAGTGTTTgtggtttatttcttttagAGTTACTCGTGGAGTTTTGACATGAGATTTTCTCTAATACCTTGCTCTTCGAATTACTGGCAGTTACTGAAAGATTCTTGAATTTTTCACACAATTTTTCAactgttttccattttgttcCAAGAATGTTAAGACATTTTCCAATAATGGTTGGACGTATTCAAATACTTCAGAAACAGTCATCATGAGAGTTGCAAAACAGTCAACGATTATTCAGTTTATGTCGTTCCCTTTTTCAAAAACATAGTGAAATGTAAAAGGATGTACATTAAAAGAGAACTAGTAAGTGACTTAATCAAAAGATAACGATGACTAACAATCAAATTAAACGTTTGGGAATGCTTTTCACAGCTATATTACGataatttcacacaaatagTATGAAAACCAAATTAATTTGAATGGAACTTACCTGAGCGTTTGCAACATCTCTAAGCGCAGTTCAAGAAAAAAGAGCCGGAAGTAAGCTAAGACCAAGATCAGAAACCTACGCCCATTGGTCGGCTTTGGATGTTCAATCCGTCCAAGTGTCCGTAATTGTTAATAAGCTCCAAGCTGATCACAAAGCATCTAGTCACAAACACTTAAGTGTAAAAGTACTTTCCACGATTCTTGCATGGCGAGTGACTTTTACCGAGGAGAATATTATCATGTTTGACATCACTGAGTGTTCATCAAATCAGAATAGTGAATAATAAGAAGATTAGATTTGAGCAGCGATTAGTTATTGCATTAGGAGCACAACCACAtaggcaaaaaaataaactcgtATCAGTCTTGCCTTCTTTTGCTAACAGTACAGGCTTTAATGTCTAGCGTCTTCATAGGTACTATAGGTACGGTATATCTCGGTATATCTACGATCGAAATCCATCAGTCAACTGTTAGCGACCTAACGTCTTGTGAATTACCTTTAGCACTTTTAATGAATTCCACCAGCCATACAGCAAGATACGTACGATCGTTACTATCatctttctgttgttgttgtgtttgttgtagGTTGTGCTTCCGTTCCCAACGCTCCCCTACTGCCACAATCGGGTCTGTGGGTTTTATTGCCCAGAATTTCCCCTGCTGTTTACCAAACgaacaggttttttttcctacacACCCGGACATTCGTGCGAGGGGTAAGTGAGTTGTTGTGCGATGCGCGCGCTGCATTCTGTATTAAGACGCGAGCGCGACAACACGCATCTCGGGACACTGGTTGTCGGTGGTAGCAACCTTGTTTCTGTGCTGGAATTGAAGCTTTTGCCAAGTGAAAATCATGTTTGCTGCTTAGTTGTGGTTTGAAACATAGAGAAAAGGTGCTAAGCAAATAGAACATTCCATCGTAATGAAGTTCGCTGTCTGTGTTCTCCTCATGTGCAGCCTTGCGCTGGGTAAGAAGGCTTATTTCCATTTCCTCTTTTGCACATTGCCCTTCACAGTAGCATGACTCTTCTCTTTTGCGCATTCTTTTCGGTGGGGCACTGCAGCTGCTGAAACCCGTTTCGTCTGCCACTACACGACCTGGTCCCGCGATCGGCCGGACGAAGGTTCCTTCCAGATCAACGACATCCCGGGCAACCTTTGCTCGCACGTCGTCTACAACTTCCTCGGCGTGAACGAAACCTCCTACCagctggagctgctgcagcCCGAGTATGACCTCGGCGAGCGGGCGCTCGAACGGTTCGCCGCGCTGAAAGACCAGTTCCCCCACCTGAAGCTGCTGATCGCGGTCGGTGGCTGGGCGCACGGTGGTGCGCGCTTCAGCGAGATGGCCAAGTTTCGCACCCGGCGCAATCAGTTCATCGGCAGCGTGATCAAGTTCCTGCACCAGTACCGGCTCGACGGCATCGAGCTGGTGTGGCTCTATCCGGGCAACTTCGATCGGGGCGGCGCTGTGGAGGACAAGGACACCTTCCTCTATCTCGTGTCCGAGCTGGCCAGGGTGGTGCGGGACGAGAAGAAACCGTACGAGGTGGTGATACAGGTGCCGGTGGACATCTCGCGCATGGCGGTCGGGTACCACCAGGAGGAGCTGTGCGCGGCGGCCGACTTCGTGCACATGGTCGGGTACGATCTGCGCGGCTGGTGGAACAACTTTGCCGACGTGCACAGCCCGCTGGCGCCCCGGCCGAACGATCTCGTGATGGACAGCTTCGAGCACGTGAACGTGGGGGACGGCGTGCAGGATTGGCTCGACAAGGGCTGCCCGCCCGAGAAGGTGACGCTCGGGGTGGCCCTGTTCGGCCGCACCTACCTGCTGGACGATCCGCTCGACAACACGATCGGTGCGGTGACGATCGGGGCCGGCGATCCGGGCCCGTACAGCAACGAGCCGGGCTATCTCGGCTACTGCGAGTTCTGCCACAATCTGACCAGCGACGAGTGGACGAAGAAGTGGGACGATGTGGGCCTGTGCCCGTACGCGTACACCGAGACGACCTGGATCGGGTACGAGAACGAGCGGTCGCTGCAGGAAAAGATCAACTACGTGAAGCAGAAGGGACTGGGCGGGCTGTACGCGTTCTCGCTCGATCTGGACGACTATAGGGGGGCCTGCGGGGAACCGTTCCCGCTGACCCGCTTCCTATCGCGCTATCACGACGAAACGAAGATCAAAGATTGGCACATTTTCGTCTCGACCACGGAGCGGAAGGAGATCAACACGACGGAAGGCGAAGCGTAACTATCGTGGGCAACACTCTCTAAGcataacacacgcacgcagcgCATTGTGTAATGTattttatgataaaaaaataaaggcaAACTGCAACGCGCTTTACATAATGGCCATCGTCAGTGTCTGTTGTCGCTATTATTTGTAACaactaaaacaacaacaaaccggTTAGAATTATTCTGGGCTGCCGCCAAACAGCGGCGCAAATTAATTAACAACCCACTGAAGCGTGCGGGTAATCCCGCTCgctctggtgtgtgtgtgtatgagtgtgtgtttgtgtggaaatTCCACCATGGTGGGCTAACTAGTTAGGCGGTTTCATGCACACTGGGACGTTTGTGTGGCAGGTGATCTCCTCTCCCTGGCATGCCGTCAACAAACTTCCGCGGGCCCTTGGGTCAGATGTCAGCGGCATGATAATGGAGCGCCGGCAGCGATCGGTGCTGGAGGAGCTCGGAGCATAAAACACTCCACAAAGTAGATTATTCTAACAATAAACATTAATCTTTTCCcgccacaaacaaaaaagatcaCTCTCACACAGCTTCGGCACGTGTTACTTCAtttgttctgttttacacCCTCCCCCAAACTAGATCGCGATCGGGGTGAGACGAAATTGTCAGACGAAATATCCACTACATCTTCGCCGGATGGTGGCGTCCGTTTTCGTTGCCCGTATATTTCGCGCTagttgtgctattttttgtgTCTATATCTCTAAAATTAACCATGGAGGTGGCAGTACAACAGCCGAGCTCTCGCACTTTTGCGCACACTTTAACTCTCTTTTCCGTCTGCTGGTGCTCCTATTTGCTCTTCTCCGATACGTTCCGTGCggcgtggtgtgtgtgtgtgtgtgtgtgtgtgtgtgtgtgtgtgtgtgtgtgtgtgtgtgtgtgtgtgtgtgtgtgtgtgtgtgtgtgtgtgtgtgtgtgtgtgtgtgcttgtgagtACGTCAGTGCGCCACCCGCCCAGGTCCTGGTCCCTGGTACGCCCGGATCGTCCGTAGCATCTCCTCGTCCTATATCCCACCCCTCTAGCCACGATGGATTTGCAGCCAGAGAACGGTTTTGGGTGAGAAGCGAGATTTGGGAAATTCGGCAACCACctaccgaccgaccgacgggGGTTTTGGCCAGTGAGTGAATCTTCGAGCATCGTCCGGGACGCACGTTGTACGTGATCTACTTTGCGGTAATTTTtgagtgggtttttttttggcagccATGAAACATTTATACATATGTTGGTGCTGGTGATCCTGTCTGGGCAACTGTGAACAGTggaaaaatgtgcaaattttcattgaaaatatttaacaaatagAAGAGGCAAATGATAATTTAGAGAAATATGTAATTGAGTATTCAAAATGCAGCAAAATGTACCAACaaagtgtgttgttttttgtgttgttgtgcaatgtggtagaaaatgaaaatataagCTGAAAATCAAATAGAAAGAGTTGTTTCAAGCAATATAGTGATGATCGTTAATAGTTATGGATACGTAGTGGAAAATCATGTGAAGATCACTTGTGAAACAAAGAGCAAGGGGAACAGATAATTTAAGAGCAAGATAGAAGCATACAAAAATTAGTCATCAaccaaaatatatatatatccaCTAATGGaagcaaatgcaaatgtttgctaaagtgttttgtgattttgtgcAGCAATAGTATGTTATAAATTGTGTTTTCTCCATCTTGTTTCGTCACAATTACTTTCCAGTCATATGTAAGTGGAATAAGGCTGAACCACAACGAAGTGAGCAACCATGCGACGACTTTCAGTGTGGGTCCTGTTGGGCCTAGCGCTGTTTACCCTAAGCACAGCGGGtaagtagcagtagcagtagtagtagtagtacgtCTAGACAAAACTATTGCAagaacaaccaaaaaaaaaaaggccaacACATCAGCTGGCAAAGAATGCGAGTCAAGtgcaccgcagcagcagcagcggtcgCCGACAACCGTGGTCGCCGTGTAGAATGTAGTGAAAATTGCACGttatataattttattatGCAACTCCTGCCACCCTGCGATCGCCGTGCGATGTCTCGGTGGGCCTGGTGAATGTGCGCGATCCTGGTGAATCGCGAAACGGTAGCACCAGTTTGTGTTTGAAAAGCCGAAACACCCGTCGGTCTatggttgatgatgatgatgacgatcggGCCGGCCGTCTTGGACGGTGTGTCGGGTCGCCCAAGGCAAGAGGTTAgggatttatttttaaccTATTCCGAACTCCTTCCTATGGGTTTTGCGGGCGAGCTTCTAGACATGGATATATATACCGTACGCTACGGATCGAGCACACACAGAGTGTGGTGTGGGTTTTGCGTGCCTTTCGGCTTgccaaaataataatgataataataataataacaataataatgacggatttgatttttaattgcACAAGAGAAGACAAAAAATCTCTCACTTCATTCTGATACGATCCGGCGCCCAAGATTAAAATCCTCCTTCCCCATTTTGATGAGATTCTTCGCGGATCAAGCGCCAACGAAAACTTTGACAAGCTCAACACTGACCGAATGTGACATGAGTGAACCATAATTTGACAATCTACACGACCAGTGGACGCGCTGTATACGCACGTCcggagcttcttttttttctttcaaacaaTGGCTAATGTTGCTAAATCGGTAATAAATTCACTGTCGGCCTTGATGGGACCCCAGCGTGGTGGGACGACGCATGGGGGGAGCGACTTCAATTATCGGCTTACTCACCAGAACATGTCGGGATCGTGTTCCCTTCAACATCCCCTGCAACTGCCGCCGCTTTGGAGGCGACGAGCTGCTTAAAAGGATATTTTTAGGAGCCTGTTGTCATTAGTCCAACCGGACGGACGCGCGTTGTAAAGTTGGCCTTCTCGTGCGCCTCTCACTCTCAATTGTAGGATCGGGTTTTTTGGTacagagttttttgttttgttctttgttcATATCAATATCGGTCGGGTTGATGGTTGCGAATGGTTGGCAGAGTCATCAATAGCGAAATGAAgactaaatttaaataaattacctCATACTTCAAAGGAATTTCGAACCTCTGCTCTGCATTGCGCGGCGTCCGATAAACGGTGCGTTCCACACGGCGGGTCGTTCTTTATAACAAAACCGCGCGGCCAGGCGCAACACACCAAAGATCCTTCTTTAATTGCCATTTTCTATAATTAAACGCCAAGACGCGTGAGAAATTGTGATGCTCAGCGATGCTCAGTTTGATAATAACTAACCATGGCACAGGTTACGTACGGTGGAATgccatgcacacatacacgcacataAGACATACCGAGCGTCTTCTTGAGCCAGAATGTTCAGCAGACAACCCATGCTGACGCGGATTGATAGCGAACGAAGCAAAATGAAGATATGTGAATGGAAAATCTTCACTTTTCATTTTAACACGCTGGAACGGGTTTCCATTGCATGAGCAAAACTGCATCTGGCACTACCGATTCGATCCTCGTTGCTGTTCACTGTGCTGGCGTCACCAACTGTCACTGTGTGCATGATCTTGACacacattttcatggtccagCCTGTCCCATTGACGACACCGTTCGCGCAGGACCAGTGTGTTCCGTCAGGGTCACTATTTTTAAATAGAGATTAATATAGCTTCGATGGAAATAGGACGCACCAAGCTGTGCCAtcggcgcgcgcgtgtgtgatCGATCTGAGACGACATCTGTTGTGTAGGCAAGGTTGTTAGCTCAGCAGCGATAACGGCACCGCACAACCCCATATCACTCGAGATCATGTGATCGAGGTCTTGCATTACACAAGAGATTCGTTTAACGAGCATTTTCAAACTCAAAGGTTATTGCGATGTTATTTTTGAGCATTGATCTGATCTTGAGATCTGTATAGAACTAGATTTAAATTCAGAAAAAATATCCACAACGGTTTCTAATATTTTGCTTAACCCTCCCACTCCCCCTTCGCAGGATTACAGGTGCAAGCGGAAACGCCCACCGAGTACGAATGCAGACCTTACATTGAGAAAGCAATTCAAGATCTCAAGTCCGAATCAGGTAGCAATCGCAAGGATGGTGCAGAAGCCTATGTCCAAACGATCTAACGTCAACAACCATTCATTCTAGCGGAAGCTGCCGATGAAGGAAATGCCAGTATAGAGCATACGATCGATGTGACAAGCCAGGAGGAGCAGGACAACACCGCAGCGGAGGAAGTGAGCACCGAGGAAACGGACACGGCTGCGGACGATGCTACGGAAGAGATAACTCCCTCGGAGGAGGTCCAGGAGCAGCTGTTCGCCGACACAACGGAGGATGAGGCGACGGGCAATGTAGAAGCCTCGGAAGAGACCGAACAGGAGCCGGCCGAGGCTGCCGATTCCGAGGAGGGCGAAGAGGAGCAGACCGAGGATCAGGAAGAGAACGTCACGGAGGAAGCGGTTCAATCGGAAGAGACGGAACCGACCGTCTCGGAAGAAGCGGAACAGTCCGAAGAGGTGCCAGCAGAAACCGAGGAGTTGACCTCCGAGGAATCGGCCAACCAGGTGCTGGAGGACGCCACtgaagaagaggaagacgaagaagctgctgctgaggaTGATGGCGAGcaggacgaggaggaagatGTAGCCACGGAGGAAGTGACTGAATCGGCGGAAGAAGAAGCTACCGACAGTCAGGAAGCGGCAGCAGATTCTGCTGAAGAccaggaagaggaggaagaggtaAATTTGTTGTGCCCTGTAAACCTACCTGTTTCCCTGTTTATTACACAAGATGCGTTTATCCGATCATGTCCCATGTCCATGTCCGATTCGCCGAATGCTTACTGTATTTCCACTACCGAAATTTCCACACGAACCTTTACCTCTACCATTCTCGCTTGTTGTACCGTTTTATTGCTGATCACCTGATCATCACCGTACCTTCGAATGCTCCCTGTGTCGGCTTTTCTCCAACCATCTCAATCATCTGGCTTTGTATTCGAAACACACATTACGTATGCTACACATTTATGGTGCTTTCAAACTTAATATGATACTAGGACGAGGAAGACGAAACGTCAGAAGATGTAGCCGAACAGACCAAATCGGAAGAAAgcgatgttgatgatgatggggaagaagaaaaggaagaaaatgatgatgatgatgatgaggaagaATCTCAAGCACAGTCCAGTAGTGAAGATGAGGAAGATGACGATCTAGACGAGGAAAATGCCGCTAAAGGATCGTACGACGATCGTGAGCAGGAAGATG
This is a stretch of genomic DNA from Anopheles merus strain MAF chromosome 2R, AmerM5.1, whole genome shotgun sequence. It encodes these proteins:
- the LOC121588756 gene encoding endochitinase-like; this encodes MKFAVCVLLMCSLALAAETRFVCHYTTWSRDRPDEGSFQINDIPGNLCSHVVYNFLGVNETSYQLELLQPEYDLGERALERFAALKDQFPHLKLLIAVGGWAHGGARFSEMAKFRTRRNQFIGSVIKFLHQYRLDGIELVWLYPGNFDRGGAVEDKDTFLYLVSELARVVRDEKKPYEVVIQVPVDISRMAVGYHQEELCAAADFVHMVGYDLRGWWNNFADVHSPLAPRPNDLVMDSFEHVNVGDGVQDWLDKGCPPEKVTLGVALFGRTYLLDDPLDNTIGAVTIGAGDPGPYSNEPGYLGYCEFCHNLTSDEWTKKWDDVGLCPYAYTETTWIGYENERSLQEKINYVKQKGLGGLYAFSLDLDDYRGACGEPFPLTRFLSRYHDETKIKDWHIFVSTTERKEINTTEGEA